A window of Streptomyces sp. SAI-127 contains these coding sequences:
- a CDS encoding SpoIIE family protein phosphatase — MNARLALLGTVTPGATESEVFRLALGHAVGELSALGGTMHLRGPMSALRLVSSVGLPPALTRSWEIVDQEGPLAPARALQQGEGVWVPLSQDAPDEVPWPGTGLAALPVFSGRRSVGALTVLAGEGGEPTPRHWDFLRDVVAWTEDRMAQAPPPSGPSQAELGGERLRQALKEVQVGSWDWDIRNGDLIWDEAALALYGTRPTDFTGRIDNWMRIVHPDDLAPTLAAAQRAILDHSVYEAEYRVRRLDGTWGWTQARGRATYDEQGEPLRMIGVGWESNESRTARDALSRALRHMSDGFLAVDDEWRITFANLEAERFLGFSEEELFGRLLWDLPATRQVPGLKEGCLEAGAQEKPAGFDVHLAECRRRVHVRLVPGPDGRTLYFQDVTEKRRLAEERQATERAAAERAVRIAELTTELAKATTSRDVVDAVARRVLPPFAASGLIVQVSEGDRLHHVGAVGYPQDFMALLDSRSRAATGDPAWDTIASGLPLFVSSAHEYAARYPELAGFPSRGEKESWAFLPLTASGHTFGVCVVSFDRPRLLDDEERALLTTITALVAQSLERARLYDAEHTRSRELQRSLLPQALPDLPACTAAARYLPAGPGADVGGDWYDLIPLSGGQVALVVGDVMGHGLPEAATMGRLRTAVHTLADLELPPGEILGHLNDIVGGMGEASYATCLYALYDPTTRVCSITRAGHPPPALVRPDGTVHFPEPDADPPLGAAKPPFETAELEVPEGSLLVLYTDGLVESAKREIDEGMAELARLLGAAHADGTAVDLERLCDTLTAGLLPTGQQAADDAAFLVARLHALPADRMAGWSLPEDPKAASQARRHIREQLAAWDLDDLSPTTELLVSELVGNVVRHARGPVRLRLLHTTELICEVYDGSQTMPRIRRATETDEGGRGLQLISALSTRWGARYTPTGKCIWTEQSLRGPDRPSDVLFLNPADFDEDWDALL; from the coding sequence ATGAACGCGCGGCTCGCTCTACTCGGCACGGTCACCCCTGGTGCGACGGAGAGCGAGGTCTTCCGGCTGGCGCTCGGCCACGCGGTCGGCGAGCTGAGCGCGCTCGGCGGGACCATGCATCTGCGCGGCCCGATGTCCGCGCTGCGCCTGGTGTCGTCCGTCGGTCTGCCGCCCGCCCTCACCCGCTCCTGGGAGATCGTCGACCAGGAGGGCCCCCTGGCCCCGGCCCGCGCGCTCCAGCAGGGCGAGGGCGTCTGGGTGCCGCTGTCCCAGGACGCGCCTGACGAGGTCCCCTGGCCCGGCACCGGCCTCGCCGCCCTCCCGGTGTTCAGCGGCCGGCGCAGCGTCGGCGCGCTGACCGTCCTGGCCGGCGAGGGGGGCGAACCCACCCCGCGGCACTGGGACTTCCTGCGGGACGTCGTCGCCTGGACCGAGGACCGCATGGCCCAGGCACCACCGCCGTCCGGACCCTCCCAGGCGGAACTGGGCGGCGAACGGCTCCGGCAGGCCCTGAAGGAGGTCCAGGTCGGCTCGTGGGACTGGGACATCCGCAACGGTGACCTGATCTGGGACGAGGCCGCCCTGGCGCTGTACGGCACCCGCCCGACCGACTTCACCGGCCGGATCGACAACTGGATGCGGATCGTCCACCCCGACGACCTGGCACCCACCCTGGCGGCGGCGCAGCGGGCCATCCTCGACCACAGCGTCTACGAGGCCGAGTACCGCGTACGGCGCCTGGACGGCACCTGGGGCTGGACGCAGGCCCGCGGCCGGGCCACCTACGACGAGCAGGGCGAGCCCCTCCGGATGATCGGGGTGGGCTGGGAGAGCAACGAGTCCCGCACCGCGCGCGACGCCCTCAGCAGGGCCCTGAGACACATGAGCGACGGCTTCCTCGCGGTCGACGACGAGTGGCGGATCACCTTCGCCAACCTGGAGGCGGAACGCTTCCTCGGCTTCTCCGAGGAGGAACTGTTCGGGCGCCTGCTGTGGGACCTGCCGGCCACGCGGCAGGTCCCGGGCCTGAAGGAGGGCTGTCTGGAGGCCGGGGCACAGGAGAAGCCCGCCGGGTTCGACGTGCACCTCGCGGAGTGCCGGCGGCGGGTGCACGTACGGCTGGTGCCGGGGCCCGACGGCCGCACCCTCTACTTCCAGGACGTCACGGAGAAGCGCCGGCTGGCGGAGGAGCGGCAGGCGACGGAACGGGCCGCGGCCGAGCGGGCGGTGCGGATCGCCGAGCTGACCACGGAGCTCGCCAAGGCGACGACGTCACGGGACGTGGTCGACGCGGTCGCCCGGCGGGTGCTGCCGCCGTTCGCCGCCTCCGGGCTGATCGTCCAGGTCAGCGAGGGCGACCGGCTCCACCACGTCGGTGCGGTCGGCTACCCCCAGGACTTCATGGCCCTCCTCGACAGCCGCTCCCGGGCGGCGACCGGCGACCCGGCCTGGGACACCATCGCGTCCGGCCTCCCGCTGTTCGTGTCCTCGGCCCACGAGTACGCCGCCCGCTATCCCGAGCTGGCCGGCTTCCCCTCCCGGGGCGAGAAGGAGTCCTGGGCCTTCCTGCCGCTGACGGCGTCCGGGCACACCTTCGGGGTGTGCGTGGTCTCCTTCGACCGGCCGCGGCTGCTCGACGACGAGGAACGCGCCCTGCTCACCACGATCACCGCCCTGGTCGCCCAGTCCCTGGAGCGGGCCCGCCTCTACGACGCCGAGCACACCCGGTCCCGGGAACTCCAGCGCAGTCTGCTCCCCCAGGCGCTGCCCGACCTGCCCGCGTGCACGGCGGCCGCGCGCTATCTGCCGGCCGGACCGGGCGCGGACGTGGGCGGCGACTGGTACGACCTCATCCCGCTGTCCGGCGGCCAGGTCGCGCTGGTCGTCGGCGACGTGATGGGCCACGGTCTGCCGGAGGCGGCCACCATGGGCCGGCTGCGCACCGCGGTGCACACGCTGGCCGACCTGGAACTGCCGCCCGGCGAGATCCTCGGCCACCTCAACGACATCGTCGGCGGCATGGGCGAGGCCTCGTACGCCACCTGTCTGTACGCGCTGTACGACCCGACGACCCGGGTCTGCTCCATCACCCGGGCCGGCCATCCACCGCCGGCTCTCGTACGGCCCGACGGAACCGTGCACTTCCCCGAGCCGGACGCCGATCCCCCGCTGGGAGCCGCCAAGCCGCCGTTCGAGACGGCCGAGCTGGAGGTGCCCGAGGGCAGTCTGCTCGTGCTGTACACCGACGGGCTGGTGGAATCGGCGAAGCGGGAGATCGACGAGGGCATGGCGGAGCTGGCGCGGCTGCTCGGGGCCGCCCACGCCGACGGGACCGCCGTGGACCTTGAGCGCCTGTGCGACACGTTGACGGCCGGTCTCCTGCCGACGGGCCAGCAGGCGGCCGACGACGCGGCGTTCCTGGTGGCCCGCCTGCACGCGCTGCCGGCCGACCGGATGGCCGGCTGGTCCCTGCCCGAGGACCCGAAGGCGGCGAGCCAGGCCCGTCGCCACATCCGCGAACAGCTCGCGGCCTGGGACCTGGACGACCTGTCCCCCACCACGGAGCTCCTGGTCAGCGAACTGGTCGGCAACGTCGTCCGGCACGCCCGCGGTCCCGTCCGGCTGCGCCTTCTGCACACCACCGAGCTGATCTGCGAGGTGTACGACGGCAGTCAGACCATGCCCCGTATCCGCCGGGCCACGGAGACCGACGAGGGCGGCCGGGGCCTGCAGCTCATCTCGGCTCTCTCGACCCGCTGGGGCGCCCGCTACACCCCCACGGGCAAGTGCATCTGGACGGAACAGTCCCTGCGGGGCCCTGACCGGCCGTCGGATGTGCTCTTCCTGAACCCCGCGGACTTCGACGAGGACTGGGACGCACTCCTGTGA